A region of Cucumis melo cultivar AY chromosome 2, USDA_Cmelo_AY_1.0, whole genome shotgun sequence DNA encodes the following proteins:
- the LOC103487461 gene encoding chaperone protein dnaJ 49-like gives MEGNKDDALKCLKIGKESLEAGNRTRALKFVNKALRLDPTLSVDDLLSEIQNVSSEDLGGDAGESGNRSSDTSSSKPSDQPSIRRRVPASGSSESSTSAIYTEEQIEIVRKIKKKKDYYEILGLEKSCSTEDVRKAYRKLSLKVHPDKNNAPGAEEAFKAVSKAFQCLSNEESRKKYDVVGSDEPVYERRTTRHGANGFNGFYEGDVDAEEIFRNFFFGGMAPTTTHFRTFNFGTGMGNRTADQGSGGGFRTLIQLLPVLLILLLNFLPSSEPIYALSHSYPYEFQFTTQKGVNFFVKSTNFEEKYPPGSPDRIAIERHIERDYFNILAQNCRVEMQRRQWGFIRETPYCDMLQKFQTAAS, from the coding sequence ATGGAGGGTAATAAAGATGATGCTTTGAAATGTTTGAAAATTGGGAAAGAATCTTTGGAAGCTGGGAACCGTACCCGTGCCCTAAAATTTGTGAATAAAGCTCTTCGTCTTGATCCGACGCTTTCCGTTGACGATCTCTTATCGGAAATTCAGAACGTTTCCAGTGAAGATTTAGGTGGGGATGCTGGTGAATCTGGGAATAGGTCGTCTGATACCTCTTCTTCCAAACCGTCCGATCAGCCTTCGATTCGCCGGAGAGTTCCTGCATCCGGGTCTTCTGAATCTTCGACATCGGCAATTTATACAGAGGAGCAGATTGAGATTGTGaggaaaattaaaaagaagaaggatTATTATGAGATTTTGGGATTGGAGAAGAGTTGTAGCACTGAGGATGTTCGAAAGGCGTataggaagttgtctttaaagGTTCATCCAGATAAAAACAATGCCCCTGGTGCTGAAGAAGCGTTTAAGGCTGTATCGAAAGCGTTTCAGTGTCTAAGTAATGAGGAGAGTCGGAAAAAATACGATGTTGTTGGGTCTGATGAGCCAGTTTATGAGAGACGGACTACAAGACATGGTGCAAATGGATTTAATGGGTTTTATGAAGGTGATGTTGATGCAGAGGAGATATTTAGAAACTTTTTCTTCGGTGGAATGGCCCCTACGACAACACATTTCCGTACTTTCAATTTTGGCACTGGAATGGGAAACAGGACAGCTGATCAGGGCTCGGGTGGTGGTTTTAGGACTCTGATTCAATTGCTTCCTGTGCTGTTAATATTGCTTTTGAACTTCTTGCCATCCTCAGAACCTATATATGCTCTTTCCCATTCCTACCCTTATGAATTCCAGTTTACCACTCAAAAGGGTGTCAATTTTTTTGTGAAATCAACAAATTTTGAGGAAAAGTATCCACCTGGTAGCCCGGATCGTATAGCAATTGAGCGGCACATAGAGAGGGATTATTTTAACATTCTTGCTCAGAATTGTCGTGTTGAGATGCAGCGTCGTCAATGGGGATTTATAAGAGAAACTCCATATTGTGATATGTTACAGAAGTTTCAGACAGCTGCTTCGTGA